From the genome of Pelosinus fermentans DSM 17108:
GGCTTCGGGGGACCGAGCCAGTCAGGAGGACATCACAAAATCAATATCGCCTGGATTAATCAGAAGGTAGGCAATGTGGAACCTAAAATCACCAGTGACTATGTCATCAATTATGTAGGTGAATATAACATTCAGGGGGATCAGGAAGTCATGGTGGACTATTTCAGAAGAATGGGCATTCAGGTTCTTTCCACCTTTACTGGTAATGGCTCTTATGATGATCTTAGGTCTATGCATCGAGCGCATCTTAACGTACTTGAATGTGCCCGTTCTGCTGAGTATATCTGCAATGAGCTTAAAGTAAGATATGGGACACCACGGCTTGATATTGATGGATTCGGCTTTGAAGCATTGGGGACATCACTCAGAAAAGTGGGCTTGTTTTTTGGAATTGAAGACAGAGCTCAGGCGATCATTGATGAAGAAACTGCCAGATGGAAACCGGAAATGGATTGGTATAAAGAACGTCTGCAGGGTAAGAAAGTATGTTTGTGGCCGGGCGGTTCCAAGCTTTGGCACTGGGCTCATGCTATTCGTGAAGATATGGGTGTCAATGTTGTCTCTGTCTATACAAAATTTGGTCATCAAGGTGACATGGAAAAGGGTATAGCCCGGTGTGAAGAAGGTGCCCTTGCTATCGATGATCCTAATGAATTAGAAGCACTCGAAGCTTTGGAGATGTTAAAGCCTGATATTATCTTCACTGGGAAACGTCCAGGTGAAGTTGCTAAGAAACTGAGGGTTCCCTACCTCAATGCCCATGCCTATCACAATGGCCCTTATAAGGGATTTGAAGGCTGGGTCAGGTTTGCCAGGGATATCTACAATGCGATCTATTCGCCGATTCATCAGCTTTCCTTCGTGGACATCAGCAAGGATGAAATACCTGACCAGACAAGCTTCTTAACACAAAAGATGATCTCTGATGTGAATTTGAGTGAAGAAGTAACTGCTTCAAAAGAACTAAGAGAATATACGGGTAATTATGATACCATTACAGCATTGCGCAACAAGACGTATCCTGATTTCCCAGCAGAAAAAAAACTCTCAGCGGTATAAGGGAGGATAGTTATGGAGGATATGATGAAAGACAGAGTTGAGCAACTAGTAGATTATATTATGAAAAATTGTTTGTGGCAGTTCCACTCTCGTGCCTGGGACAGAGAGAAACAAAATGAGGGAATCTTGACGAAAACCATGCAGATATTATGCGAAGAACCTGTTGAAAAAGAAACTCCCATGGATAAAGTGTATTGGGTGGATGCCGTATGTTTGGCAGATGCTTTTAAAAAGCGTTATTCCTGGTTGGCTGCTTTGGACAAAGACGAAATCAAACTGCTCATGCAGGGACTCAAAGAGCGCATGGATTATTTAACGATAACAGGATCTCTTAATGCAGAGCTTACCGATCCTCATTATTAAAGTGTATAGATAAAAACTGTGCCGTCACGGCGGACGCAAAATGAAACGAAAAGGAAGGAGTATTTCTATGCAATGTGAAGTGAAAAACAAAGAGCGTGCCGGCGTTATCAATCCAATATTAACATGCCAGCCTTGTGGCGCGCAGTATGCCAGTATAGGAATAAAAGAATGTATTGGGATTGTTCATGGAGGTCAGGGCTGCGTTATGTTCGTCCGCCTGCTGTTCTCTCAGCATTTTAAAGAAAGCTTTGAGCTTGCATCTTCTTCCCTCCATGAGGATGGTGCAGTGTTTGGTGCTACCCATCGTGTGGAAGAAGCGGTAGATGTGCTCTTGATGCGGTATCCTCATGTGAAAGTTATACCCATCATCTCAACCTGCTCAACAGAAGTTATCGGTGATGATATTGATGGTGTCGTTTTGAAGCTGAATAACGGACTTTTAAAAGAAAAGTATGCTGGTCGGGAAGTTCATCTCATTCCCATTCATTCCCCTAGTTTTAAAGGGAGTATGGTGAGCGGCTACGATGTTGCGGTAAAGGACATTATAAGTCATTTTGCCAAAAAAGATAAACCAAACGGAAAAATTAACCTGTTCACTGGATGGGTGAATCCGGGGGATGTAACAGCAATTAAACATCTTCTATCCGAAATGCAGGTAGATGCCAATGTTCTTTTCGAAATCGAAAGTTTTGATTCTCCGCTGATGCCAGACGGCAACTCGGTATCTTATGGTAATACGACAATTGCGGATCTGACCGAAACAGCCGATGCCCTGGGGACGATTGCGCTAAACAGATATGAAGGCGGTCAGGCTGCTAAATATCTTGAAAATGAATTTGATATTCCGACTATTATTGGACCGACTCCGATCGGCATCCGCAATACGGATATTTTTCTTCAGAATGTGAAGAAAATGACTGGCAAGCCAATTCCTGAGTCTCTTGTTCGTGAGCGAGGCATTGCTA
Proteins encoded in this window:
- the anfD gene encoding nitrogenase iron-iron protein, alpha chain: MPYHKFKCSECIPEREKHAVIKGPGEDITSALPLGYLNTIPGSISERGCAYCGAKHVIGTPMKDVIHMSHGPVGCTYDTWQTKRYISDNDNFQLKYTYATDMKEKHIIFGAEKLLKQNIIEAFKAFPTIKRMTLYQTCASALIGDDINAIAAEVMEEMPEVDIFVCNSPGFGGPSQSGGHHKINIAWINQKVGNVEPKITSDYVINYVGEYNIQGDQEVMVDYFRRMGIQVLSTFTGNGSYDDLRSMHRAHLNVLECARSAEYICNELKVRYGTPRLDIDGFGFEALGTSLRKVGLFFGIEDRAQAIIDEETARWKPEMDWYKERLQGKKVCLWPGGSKLWHWAHAIREDMGVNVVSVYTKFGHQGDMEKGIARCEEGALAIDDPNELEALEALEMLKPDIIFTGKRPGEVAKKLRVPYLNAHAYHNGPYKGFEGWVRFARDIYNAIYSPIHQLSFVDISKDEIPDQTSFLTQKMISDVNLSEEVTASKELREYTGNYDTITALRNKTYPDFPAEKKLSAV
- the anfG gene encoding Fe-only nitrogenase subunit delta, whose protein sequence is MEDMMKDRVEQLVDYIMKNCLWQFHSRAWDREKQNEGILTKTMQILCEEPVEKETPMDKVYWVDAVCLADAFKKRYSWLAALDKDEIKLLMQGLKERMDYLTITGSLNAELTDPHY
- the anfK gene encoding Fe-only nitrogenase subunit beta, which encodes MQCEVKNKERAGVINPILTCQPCGAQYASIGIKECIGIVHGGQGCVMFVRLLFSQHFKESFELASSSLHEDGAVFGATHRVEEAVDVLLMRYPHVKVIPIISTCSTEVIGDDIDGVVLKLNNGLLKEKYAGREVHLIPIHSPSFKGSMVSGYDVAVKDIISHFAKKDKPNGKINLFTGWVNPGDVTAIKHLLSEMQVDANVLFEIESFDSPLMPDGNSVSYGNTTIADLTETADALGTIALNRYEGGQAAKYLENEFDIPTIIGPTPIGIRNTDIFLQNVKKMTGKPIPESLVRERGIAIDALTDLTHMFFADKKVAIYGNADLVIGLAEFCLDLEMKPMLLLLGDDNTSYPNDPRIKALQENVAFDMEVIMNADLWELENRIKNEGLELDLILGHSKGRFISIDYNIPMVRVGFPTYDRAGLYRHPVVGYAGATWLGEEMANTLFTDMEYKKNKEWVLNVW